Proteins encoded within one genomic window of Oncorhynchus mykiss isolate Arlee chromosome 27, USDA_OmykA_1.1, whole genome shotgun sequence:
- the tirap gene encoding toll/interleukin-1 receptor domain-containing adapter protein → MFYVINSVKCLVCIQSSTSIKRKKSNAKDITVQFFLLEVQHCNSLENDVKSMYGWFRRLLVKKESPQSSSSPHVQVRTPSPSVDGASSLVPTSTPNPPPPFLSSMIRWSQTYDLCVCHSPVDIEEAIRLATYLEKPACGLRCFLRQRDASVGGAIPTELCQAVQNSHCWALLITPNFLLDDWCQYMMHQALSEGPMSNRIIPLVLNLSYSQYPKELRFYYYKDLSKNPERGYTQVYKTVLKYLEDMDEKDAAKVDCNMHSTSNRLEGASCFPRTKLSSNYQNSEPLLSLQEIERTEAADS, encoded by the exons ATGTTTTATGTGATCAACTCTGTTAAGTGCTTAGTGTGTATACAGAGCAGCACATCTATTAAAAGAAAGAAATCAAATGCAAAGGATATTACAGTACAGTTTTTCTTATTGGAGGTACAACATTGCAATAGTCTGGAGAATGATGTCAAGAGCATGTACG GTTGGTTCCGTCGACTCTTAGTGAAAAAAGAGTCTCCACAGAGCAGCTCCTCTCCACATGTACAGGTCAGGACTCCATCCCCTTCTGTCGATGGTGCCTCATCATTGGTTCCCACCTCCACTCCTAACCCACCACCACCTTTTCTGAGCTCTATGATTCGTTGGAGCCAGACCTACGACTTGTGTGTGTGCCATAGCCCTGTCGACATCGAAGAAGCCATCCGTCTGGCCACTTACCTGGAGAAACCGGCATGTGGCCTGCGCTGTTTCCTGCGGCAACGTGACGCCAGCGTGGGGGGTGCCATCCCCACCGAGCTATGCCAGGCTGTGCAGAACAGCCATTGCTGGGCCCTTCTGATCACCCCCAACTTCCTGCTGGATGACTGGTGCCAGTACATGATGCACCAGGCACTGTCTGAGGGGCCCATGTCCAACCGGATCATTCCCCTGGTCCTCAACCTGTCTTACTCTCAGTACCCAAAGGAGCTACGCTTTTACTACTACAAAGACCTGAGCAAGAACCCAGAGCGAGGCTACACACAGGTGTACAAGACAGTGCTGAAGT ACTTGGAGGACATGGATGAAAAAGATGCTGCTAAAGTTGATTGCAACATGCACAGTACTAGCAATAGATTGGAAGGGGCATCCTGTTTTCCAAGGACAAAACTGTCATCAAACTATCAGAATTCTGAGCCTCTGCTTTCACTTCAGGAGATTGAGAGGACAGAGGCTGCAGATTCATAG
- the LOC110507863 gene encoding signal recognition particle receptor subunit alpha — protein sequence MLDFFTIFSKGGIVLWCFQGTGVTESFTGPVNALIRSVILQERSGNNSYTHDALSLKYKLDNEFELVFVVGFQKILTLTYVDKFIDDVQLHFRDRYKNELEQKGARTLLSSCFAFEDDFKMLLCEAEESSKARGPTSMRSFNASLKSQKTVKSMIETKGGDKGKEQGGKKNKNAKKEAPAAEPVKGEQAKAPASAQKTVENGNQGLTQEEIIQKKREEFIRKRMWAPAEKPSKSPKPVKEKTKGKEKRVWTLGGNSTKELDYSQCNGNGDHATGVHVLDAQADPGMQLSSMKGDLLAVDYESSEEEEEDVVEKVVVADTSKQIPKRGAYGGMFGMLKGLVGSKSLSQEDMEPVLDKMRDHLIAKNVAAEIASQLCDSVAKKLEGKVMGTFTTVASTVKGALQDSLVQILQPKRRVDILRDVLEARSQRRPFVITFCGVNGVGKSTNLAKISFWLIENGFTVLIAACDTFRAGAVEQLRTHQRRLNSLHPPQDDRGRPVVQLYEKGYGKDAAGIAMEAIAYARNQDFDVVLVDTAGRMQDNTPLMTALAKLIAVNMPDLVLFVGEALVGNEAVDQLVKFNQALADHSISDKPRLIDGIVLTKFDTIDDKVGAAISMTYITGQPIVFVGTGQTYNDLRSLNARAVVGALMKA from the exons ATGCTGGATTTCTTCACCATCTTCAGTAAGGGAGGcatagtgttgtggtgttttcAGGGAACCGGTGTTACAGAATCCTTCACCGGGCCTGTCAACGCGCTGATCCGCTCCGTGATTCTTCAG GAACGCAGTGGCAACAATTCCTATACTCATGATGCCTTGAGTCTTAAGTACAAACTCGATAATGAGTTTGAGCTGGTTTTTGTG GTGGGTTTTCAAAAAATCCTGACGCTGACGTATGTTGACAAGTTCATAGATGACGTACAGCTCCATTTCAGGGATCGCTATAAGAATGAGCTGGAGCAAAAGGGGGCCCGTACACTGTTGAGCAGCTGTTTTGCATTTGAGGATGACTTCAAAATGCTTCTTTG TGAGGCGGAGGAGAGCAGCAAAGCTCGAGGTCCTACCTCCATGAGGAGCTTCAATGCTTCCCTGAAATCCCAGAAAACTGTGAAGTCCATGATCGAGACAAAGGGAGGGGATAAGGGCAAGGAACAGGGTGGCAAGAAGAATAAGAATGCCAAAAAAGAGG CTCCTGCTGCAGAGCCTGTGAAAGGGGAACAAGCCAAGGCTCCAGCCAGTGCCCAGAAGACAGTGGAGAATGGTAACCAGGGCTTGACCCAGGAGGAGATCAttcagaagaagagagaggagtttATACGCAAGCGCATGTGGGCACCTGCAGAGAAGCCCAG TAAGTCCCCCAAACCTGTGAAGGAGAAAACCAAGGGGAAAGAGAAGCGGGTGTGGACCTTGGGTGGCAACAGCACCAAGGAACTGGACTACAGCCAGTGCAATGGCAACGGAGACCATGCTACTGGGGTCCATGTCCTGGATGCTCAAGCTGACCCG GGGATGCAACTGAGCTCGATGAAGGGTGACCTGCTCGCTGTGGATTACGAGTCcagcgaggaagaggaggaagatgtgGTGGAGAAGGTGGTAGTTGCTGACACAAGCAAACAAAT CCCCAAAAGGGGTGCTTATGGGGGGATGTTTGGGATGCTCAAGGGCCTGGTGGGTTCCAAGAGTCTGAGCCAGGAGGACATGGAGCCAGTTCTGGACAAGATGAGGGACCACCTCATCG CTAAGAATGTAGCAGCTGAAATTGCCTCCCAACTCTGTGACTCTGTAGCCAAGAAACTGGAGGGCAAAGTCATGGGTACCTTCACTA ctgtggcATCAACAGTAAAGGGGGCCCTGCAGGACTCCCTGGTCCAGATCCTGCAACCAAAGCGGCGTGTGGACATCCTGAGAGACGTCTTGGAAGCTCGGAGCCAGCGCAGGCCCTTCGTCATCACCTTCTGTGGGGTCAACGGGGTTGGCAAGTCCACCAACCTGGCCAAG ATCTCTTTCTGGCTAATCGAGAACGGTTTCACCGTGCTGATAGCAGCCTGTGACACATTCCGTGCAGGGGCCGTGGAGCAGCTGCGTACCCACCAGCGCCGCCTTAACTCCCTGCACCCCCCTCAGGACGACAGGGGACGCCCCGTAGTGCAGCTTTATGAGAAAGGCTACGGGAAGGATGCCGCTGGCATCGCCATGGAGGCTATCGCCTATG CCCGTAACCAGGACTTTGATGTGGTGCTGGTGGACACTGCTGGACGGATGCAGGACAACACCCCGCTGATGACGGCCCTGGCCAAGCTGATAGCTGTCAACATGCCTGACCTGGTGCTGTTTGTGGGGGAGGCTCTAGTGGGCAACGAGGCTGTCGACCAGCTA GTGAAATTTAACCAGGCGCTGGCTGATCACTCCATCTCTGATAAGCCACGTCTCATTGATGGGATCGTTCTCACCAAGTTTGACACCATTGATGACAAG GTTGGCGCTGCTATCTCAATGACCTACATCACAGGGCAGCCCATTGTGTTTGTCGGCACGGGGCAGACCTACAATGACCTGCGGAGCCTCAATGCCCGTGCTGTGGTGGGCGCCCTTATGAAGgcctga